A window of Pseudomonadota bacterium genomic DNA:
TCCGCCAAAAATCGCTTCTTCAACCAGCTGGCAGATAAGGTGAATAGCCCAGATATGAGACTCCTGAATATTTGGCGTAAAACTTGTGGGCACATTCAGGCATAAATCCGCTTTATCAATCAATATGCCGCCGGTACCGCCGGTGAGCACCGCGGTGTAAATCCCCATGTCCATCGCCGTTTCAACAGCCTTGACGACGTTTGGTGAATTACCGCTGGTGGAAATACCCAGGGCCAGATCGCCTTTTTTGCCCAGGGCCTGGATCTGTTTTACAAAAATATCATCATAGGAAAAGTCATTACTAATGCTGGTGATAACTGAAGTGTCGGTGGTCAGGGCAATTGCCGGAAGAGGGGCGCGGTTAATCAGAAAACGATTAATGAATTCAGCCGCCATATGCTGGGCATCTGCGGCGCTGCCGCCGTTTCCGAAGATAAGCAGTTTTCCGCCCTCATGCATGGTGGCAATGATTTTTTCGACAAGGGTAATAATGTTTTTGCCCTGGTCTTTGGCAAATGCCTCTTTTGCGGCTATGGATTTTTTCAGGCTGTCTTGTAATTTTGCTAACATGGGTGATACCAGGGATCTTTAATATTATTTATGGATCTAAACTCTTTTCCGCCTGCACATCATAAAACAACTGAAAATTCTTCAGGGCTATACTATTTTTAAGAGGGCAATATACTGTAAAAATAAATGGATTTCTTTAATTTATTCAAAATAAAGGATCAATTGCCAAGGCAAAGGAACATATTATAGGCGGTGGTCAATGTCAATATTGTTTGAGCACTTTACGTGCAAGCCTTTTTTCTAAACAGAAAAAATCGAATTTTTATGGAATCAATACTCAACATAAATTAATATAATCATTCTTTAATATAACATTGAGCAAAGGAGAAATTCATGGCACCAAAATGCGTCTATCTGCCCGATGATCAGCGAATTACTCATTGGTATAATATCATTCCTGAAATCCCAAACGGCCTGAAACCTCCCCTTGATCCTGAAACCAAGGAACCCATGGGCCCGGAAAAATTATCAGTACTCTTTCCCATGGGTCTTCTTGAACAGGAAATGAGCGACCAGCGGCTCATTGCAATCCCTGAAGAAGTTCAGGAGATATATCAGATCTGGCGTCCTTCACCTCTGGTGCGCGCCACAAACCTTGAAAAGGCCCTTGGCACCAAGGCAAAGATCTATTTCAAAAATGAAGGGGTTTCTCCTTCCGGCAGCCATAAAACCAACAGCGCCGTGGCCCAGGCCTATTACAATAAACAAGAAGGGGTCAAGCGGCTTGCCACGGAAACCGGCGCCGGGCAATGGGGCAGCGCCCTTGCCTTTGCGGCGCATAAATTCGGTCTGGAATGCATGGTCTATATGGTCCGGGTTTCCTATGATCAGAAACCCTACCGCAAAAGCATGATGAATACCTATGGCGCCAGTATCGTTGCCAGCCCCAGCAACACCACCAACTACGGCCGGTCGATTCTTGCAAAAGATCCTGACACCCCGGGATCTCTGGGAATTGCGATCAGTGAGGCATTAGAAGATGCCGCTTCACGCGACGACACCAAATACGCCCTTGGTTCGGTGCTGAACCATGTGATCCTGCACCAGACGATCATCGGCCTTGAAGCAAAAAAACAGATGGAAATGATCGGCGAATATCCTGACGTTGTTATTGGTTGCTGCGGCGGCGGCTCCAATTTTGCCGGGATCGCCATCCCGTTCATCACCGACAAACTTGAGGGGAAAAAAATTCGCTTCGTAGGCGTTG
This region includes:
- a CDS encoding D-sedoheptulose 7-phosphate isomerase; this translates as MLAKLQDSLKKSIAAKEAFAKDQGKNIITLVEKIIATMHEGGKLLIFGNGGSAADAQHMAAEFINRFLINRAPLPAIALTTDTSVITSISNDFSYDDIFVKQIQALGKKGDLALGISTSGNSPNVVKAVETAMDMGIYTAVLTGGTGGILIDKADLCLNVPTSFTPNIQESHIWAIHLICQLVEEAIFGGDRA
- a CDS encoding TrpB-like pyridoxal phosphate-dependent enzyme, with the translated sequence MAPKCVYLPDDQRITHWYNIIPEIPNGLKPPLDPETKEPMGPEKLSVLFPMGLLEQEMSDQRLIAIPEEVQEIYQIWRPSPLVRATNLEKALGTKAKIYFKNEGVSPSGSHKTNSAVAQAYYNKQEGVKRLATETGAGQWGSALAFAAHKFGLECMVYMVRVSYDQKPYRKSMMNTYGASIVASPSNTTNYGRSILAKDPDTPGSLGIAISEALEDAASRDDTKYALGSVLNHVILHQTIIGLEAKKQMEMIGEYPDVVIGCCGGGSNFAGIAIPFITDKLEGKKIRFVGVEPTSCPTLTRGLLAYDFGDTAQMTPLLYMYTLGHDFIPPGIHAGGLRYHGMSPILSALAREKLIEPVSVPQLECFKAGVLFAQTEGIIPAPETCHAIKSAIDEAMIDKDDPKTILFNFSGHGLLDLASYDKYYAGDLHNYEYPAEAIAAATKNLPKV